In Candidatus Bathyarchaeia archaeon, the following are encoded in one genomic region:
- the dph5 gene encoding diphthine synthase — translation MGELVFVGLGLHDEKGISLRGLEEIKTADAAFLEVYTSLLPNFSKKHLEELSGKKLRVVSRRELEEENGKVIIEASKKGKTVLLVPGDPLIATTHVALRIRAEKLGIKTRIVHGASILSAVIGLCGLHNYKFGKSVTIPFPDETPSETPYEVIAQNKKLGIHTLCLLDINAEEKRYLSIKESLEWLLKIEEKRKKKIVTPNALAVGVARAGSENPSVKAGFLKELLNYDFGEPPHSIIFPGKLHFMEAEALVVLAGAPERVKEMVE, via the coding sequence TTGGGTGAATTGGTTTTTGTTGGGCTTGGGTTGCATGACGAGAAGGGAATAAGCTTGCGTGGTTTAGAAGAGATTAAAACTGCAGATGCTGCGTTTTTGGAGGTTTATACGAGTTTGTTGCCGAATTTTTCTAAAAAACATTTGGAAGAGCTTTCTGGAAAAAAGTTGCGTGTGGTTTCGCGGAGAGAGCTTGAAGAAGAGAATGGTAAAGTCATTATCGAAGCGTCTAAGAAAGGCAAAACGGTTCTGCTTGTTCCCGGCGATCCGTTAATAGCCACTACTCATGTTGCATTGAGGATACGTGCAGAAAAACTTGGAATAAAAACGCGCATAGTTCATGGAGCTTCTATACTTTCTGCTGTGATTGGCTTATGTGGCTTGCACAACTATAAATTTGGAAAAAGCGTGACTATACCTTTCCCAGACGAGACTCCTTCTGAAACTCCATACGAGGTCATCGCCCAAAACAAGAAGCTGGGGATTCACACGCTTTGTTTGTTAGACATAAACGCTGAGGAAAAACGTTACTTGAGCATTAAAGAAAGTTTGGAGTGGCTTCTAAAAATCGAAGAGAAAAGAAAAAAGAAAATTGTCACGCCCAATGCGCTTGCGGTTGGTGTGGCAAGAGCTGGAAGCGAAAACCCGAGTGTGAAAGCTGGCTTCTTAAAAGAGTTATTAAACTATGACTTTGGAGAACCACCACACAGTATTATTTTTCCCGGGAAACTTCATTTTATGGAGGCTGAGGCTCTTGTGGTTTTGGCTGGCGCTCCAGAGAGGGTTAAGGAGATGGTGGAATGA
- a CDS encoding DUF357 domain-containing protein produces MSLEELVSKYIASAEHVFSNMVIVETPTSLNGDNVKKVVDFAKAYLEDARYYKDKKAAVSLTSIAYCEGLLDALRLLGVVKFEWPTEKLKRREK; encoded by the coding sequence ATGAGTTTGGAAGAGCTTGTTTCGAAATATATTGCTTCTGCGGAGCATGTTTTTAGCAACATGGTAATCGTTGAAACTCCTACAAGCCTCAACGGCGATAACGTCAAAAAAGTTGTGGATTTTGCCAAAGCCTATTTGGAAGACGCAAGGTACTATAAAGATAAAAAGGCTGCGGTAAGTTTAACTTCAATTGCGTATTGTGAAGGCTTATTAGACGCCTTAAGACTGTTGGGAGTCGTGAAATTTGAATGGCCAACGGAAAAACTAAAGAGAAGAGAAAAATAG
- a CDS encoding adenylyltransferase/cytidyltransferase family protein, producing the protein MANGKTKEKRKIVLASGVFDLLHLGHVRFLEEAKKAGGRDAELIVIVARDDTVEKRKGKKPVMPENQRRALVESLKVVDEAVLGYEKFDIGKVIEKIKPDIIVVGYDQDGMEKTVRDYVEKRGLKIKIVKIGKFGEDELDSSSKIIQKIIEDFKR; encoded by the coding sequence ATGGCCAACGGAAAAACTAAAGAGAAGAGAAAAATAGTTTTGGCTTCCGGCGTATTCGATTTGCTGCATCTTGGGCATGTGAGATTTTTGGAGGAAGCAAAAAAAGCTGGCGGACGAGATGCCGAACTTATAGTTATCGTCGCCAGAGATGATACTGTTGAAAAGAGGAAGGGAAAGAAGCCTGTAATGCCTGAAAACCAGCGGCGAGCATTGGTTGAATCTTTAAAGGTCGTTGATGAAGCAGTTCTCGGCTACGAAAAATTTGACATTGGAAAAGTCATCGAAAAAATAAAACCAGACATAATTGTTGTTGGATACGATCAGGATGGCATGGAAAAAACTGTAAGGGATTATGTGGAAAAAAGAGGATTGAAAATTAAAATCGTGAAAATTGGCAAGTTTGGAGAGGACGAGTTAGATAGTTCTTCGAAGATTATACAGAAGATTATTGAGGATTTCAAAAGATGA
- a CDS encoding rhomboid family intramembrane serine protease, which produces MSGILKSSKKFMPTYILIAINIAVYVYTSIIGGDFMETNYYVLLQYGQSNSFVMSGGYWQLFTAMFVHVSLLHLLGNMFFLLIFGLRAEDMFAIHEYLLIYLLSGLSGNLLTLLFGPSMLSAGASGAIFGMFGAVTIYVRRAVGQSILGALMYSFFLLMVNIGPNVNNLAHFGGLIIGLLIGYALATKRKITMTYRYHYSYYK; this is translated from the coding sequence ATGAGCGGTATACTTAAGAGTTCTAAAAAGTTCATGCCAACATACATACTTATCGCGATAAACATAGCAGTTTACGTTTACACCTCAATTATCGGCGGAGATTTTATGGAAACGAACTATTATGTACTATTGCAGTATGGTCAATCGAACTCTTTCGTTATGAGTGGGGGATACTGGCAGCTTTTTACAGCAATGTTTGTCCATGTTAGTCTTCTGCATCTTCTAGGTAACATGTTCTTTTTGCTTATTTTTGGACTTAGAGCAGAAGACATGTTTGCAATTCACGAATACCTTCTCATCTACCTCTTAAGTGGGCTCTCTGGAAACTTGTTAACATTACTTTTTGGACCAAGCATGCTTTCAGCTGGAGCTTCAGGCGCCATTTTCGGAATGTTTGGAGCAGTTACAATCTATGTTAGGCGAGCTGTTGGGCAGTCGATACTGGGCGCGTTGATGTACTCTTTCTTCTTGTTGATGGTTAATATAGGTCCAAACGTCAACAACCTGGCTCATTTTGGCGGTTTGATCATTGGATTGCTGATTGGCTACGCACTTGCAACAAAACGAAAAATAACAATGACATACAGATACCACTACTCCTACTACAAATGA
- a CDS encoding DUF120 domain-containing protein: protein MAEKQEWRHLFTLLKLAEMGAHRRTAKISTEYLAGKLGASQQTASRYLIELDAKGLIKRTITPDGCLIKITDSGVKELKKLYSTLHFLMEAAYPPSITLEGTVFTGLGEGAYYISKERYRKQFLEKLGFDPYPGTLNLKLTSDYDVKTRLELEAYPSIEVEGFRNENRTFGSVKCYPAIIGNKVKGAVITALRSHYDSSVIEIVAPVCLRKHLKLKDGHKVKVEVLTLP from the coding sequence ATGGCTGAAAAGCAAGAGTGGCGTCATCTGTTTACACTTTTAAAGTTGGCTGAGATGGGTGCTCATCGGCGAACAGCAAAAATTTCTACGGAATATTTAGCTGGAAAGTTGGGTGCTTCTCAGCAGACAGCTTCACGTTACTTGATTGAATTGGATGCTAAGGGATTGATTAAGCGCACGATAACACCTGATGGGTGTCTGATTAAAATTACCGATTCGGGTGTAAAAGAGTTAAAAAAGCTTTATTCAACTCTGCACTTTTTGATGGAAGCTGCTTATCCGCCTTCAATAACTTTGGAAGGAACAGTTTTCACCGGGTTAGGTGAAGGAGCCTATTACATATCGAAAGAGCGTTATAGGAAGCAGTTTTTGGAGAAGTTGGGTTTTGACCCGTATCCTGGCACGCTTAATCTTAAACTTACAAGTGATTATGATGTTAAAACGCGTTTGGAGCTTGAGGCTTATCCTTCTATTGAGGTTGAAGGTTTTAGGAATGAGAATCGTACGTTTGGTTCTGTCAAGTGTTATCCCGCGATAATTGGGAATAAGGTGAAGGGTGCTGTTATAACGGCTTTGAGGAGCCATTATGATTCTTCGGTTATTGAGATTGTTGCTCCTGTTTGTTTGAGGAAGCATTTGAAGTTGAAGGATGGGCATAAGGTGAAGGTTGAAGTTTTAACTTTGCCGTGA